Proteins encoded together in one Vibrio lentus window:
- a CDS encoding ABC transporter ATP-binding protein — protein sequence MYKKFEGFTEAFPKGEPIQPPTGILAFCRHYTRGFEKPLILLGLMSMTIAIIEVALFGYMGQLVDWLSTSNPDTFLADNQSTLMGLGILLLVVMPILISVYSLLLHQTLLGNYPMSIRWLAHRYLLKQSLSFYQDDFAGRVATKVMQTSLAVRETVTKMVDVFVYVTVYFTAMLFMLAESDWRLMAPMLIWLFIYVGIQLHFVPKLKDVSSEQADARSLMTGRIVDSYTNIATVKLFSHSKRETEYAEEGMEGFLDTVHRQMRLVTGFNICVEFANYLLVFSIAGISIYLWLDNAITVGAIAIAVSLALRINGMSKWIMWEIGGLFENLGTVIDGIKTLSKPIAIEDKKDAKPLDVPQGGINFDNVSFNYGENKGVINNLNLNIKPGEKVGLVGRSGAGKSTLVNLLLRFHDVENGRILIDGQEISSVTQDSLRSNIGMVTQDTSLLHRSIKDNILYGRPDASDEEVYAATKQAHAHEFIETLTDPFGNIGYDAQVGERGVKLSGGQRQRVAISRVLLKNAPLLVLDEATSALDSEVEAAIQESLIELMEGKTVIAIAHRLSTIAAMDRLIVLDQGNIVEEGTHQELISQNGIYAQLWNHQTGGFIADDLEHKTSA from the coding sequence ATGTACAAGAAATTTGAAGGCTTTACTGAAGCCTTTCCAAAAGGAGAGCCGATACAACCTCCTACTGGAATACTGGCATTCTGCCGCCATTACACACGAGGTTTTGAAAAGCCGTTGATCTTGCTCGGCTTGATGAGCATGACCATCGCGATCATCGAAGTCGCGCTGTTCGGTTACATGGGACAACTGGTTGACTGGCTATCAACAAGCAACCCAGACACCTTCTTAGCAGACAACCAATCCACTCTGATGGGGCTTGGTATCCTGTTACTGGTCGTGATGCCAATCCTGATCAGTGTTTATTCGCTATTGCTTCACCAAACTTTGCTGGGCAACTATCCAATGTCGATTCGTTGGTTAGCGCACCGCTACCTTTTGAAGCAAAGCTTATCGTTTTATCAAGATGACTTTGCTGGGCGTGTTGCTACCAAAGTCATGCAAACATCGCTCGCGGTACGTGAAACCGTGACCAAAATGGTCGATGTATTTGTCTATGTGACGGTTTACTTTACAGCAATGCTGTTCATGCTCGCTGAATCGGATTGGCGCTTAATGGCTCCAATGTTGATTTGGTTGTTTATTTACGTCGGCATTCAACTACACTTCGTGCCAAAGCTGAAAGACGTGTCTTCAGAACAGGCGGATGCACGCTCACTGATGACAGGACGCATTGTTGATAGCTACACCAACATCGCGACGGTCAAACTATTCTCACACAGTAAAAGAGAAACCGAATATGCCGAAGAAGGCATGGAAGGCTTCCTTGATACTGTGCACCGTCAAATGCGCTTGGTTACTGGTTTTAACATCTGCGTTGAATTTGCGAACTACTTGTTGGTATTCAGCATTGCCGGTATCTCTATCTACCTATGGTTAGATAACGCAATCACAGTGGGTGCGATTGCCATTGCAGTCAGCTTGGCTCTGCGTATTAACGGTATGTCGAAGTGGATCATGTGGGAAATTGGCGGCCTATTTGAAAACTTAGGTACTGTAATTGATGGCATTAAAACACTGTCTAAGCCTATCGCTATCGAAGACAAAAAAGATGCGAAGCCTTTAGATGTACCACAAGGCGGCATCAACTTCGATAACGTGAGCTTCAACTACGGTGAGAACAAGGGTGTAATTAACAACCTGAACCTCAACATTAAACCGGGTGAAAAAGTGGGCTTGGTTGGCCGTTCAGGGGCAGGTAAATCGACGTTAGTTAACTTGCTCTTGCGCTTCCACGATGTAGAAAATGGTCGAATTTTGATTGATGGCCAAGAAATCTCATCGGTTACACAGGACTCACTGCGCAGCAATATCGGCATGGTGACTCAAGATACCTCACTGCTGCACCGTTCAATCAAAGACAACATTCTTTACGGTCGTCCTGACGCATCAGATGAAGAAGTGTATGCCGCAACCAAACAGGCACATGCTCATGAGTTTATCGAAACGCTAACCGACCCGTTTGGCAACATTGGTTACGATGCTCAAGTGGGTGAGCGAGGCGTTAAGCTTTCGGGTGGTCAACGTCAACGTGTGGCTATCTCGCGCGTACTTCTGAAGAATGCGCCGCTTTTGGTGCTTGATGAAGCCACATCAGCGCTCGATTCAGAGGTTGAAGCTGCGATTCAAGAGAGTTTGATTGAGTTGATGGAAGGAAAGACAGTGATTGCAATTGCACACCGCCTATCGACCATTGCAGCAATGGACCGTTTGATCGTACTCGACCAAGGTAATATCGTCGAAGAAGGCACGCACCAAGAGCTTATTAGCCAAAACGGTATCTACGCTCAATTGTGGAATCATCAAACCGGTGGCTTCATCGCTGACGACCTTGAACACAAAACGAGTGCTTAA